One genomic window of Dermacentor andersoni chromosome 8, qqDerAnde1_hic_scaffold, whole genome shotgun sequence includes the following:
- the LOC126525590 gene encoding luc7-like protein 3 codes for MALASAKQLLDELMGRDRNLAPAEKKNTCNWEDPDVCKHFLAKFCPNDLFVNTKADLGPCNKVHDDRLKREYEESPRYRQEGYEDAFLQFCQSMLSDVEKRIRRARQRLQLSNQEGGVVIKTKEPAAPTDERVIVLNERIQGLLQQVEQLGCEGKVEEAQAIMKLCDQLKEERKSLDKDSDKAHWLRQTAELAAAQEKQMEVCDICGAFLIVGDAQQRVDDHLMGKQHMGYAKLKEAVEEIVSRREKEREEKEKQRERERERRRRREEDETRSRRGPEPARDDRRERDEKRHRSRSPRDDRRERTDDRRRDEDRRRDDDRKRNDERKRDDERKREDERKREDERKRDDERKRDDERRREEDRKRDDDRKRDEDRKRDDERRKERSRRDDERSRKDDERSRRDDDRSSSRSERSSHRDSRDSRSSGHDRDKHHSSSSSSKSDRDSHRSSSSRVSNGDSSPRH; via the exons ATGGCGCTCGCCTCAGCAAAACAACTTCTCGACGAATTAATGGGCCGGGATAGGAATCTCGCGCCCGCGGAGAAGAAGAATACTTGCAACTGGGAAGACCCCGAT GTTTGCAAGCACTTTCTTGCGAAGTTCTGCCCCAACGATCTGTTTGTGAACACCAAAGCAGACTTGGGTCCGTGCAACAAAGTGCACGATGACAGGCTGAAGAGGGA ATACGAGGAAAGTCCCCGATACAGACAGGAAGGCTATGAAGATGCCTTTCTCCAGTTCTGCCAGTCAATGCTTTCCGACGTGGAGAAGCGCATCCGGAGGGCACGGCAGCGACTGCAACTCAGCAACCAAGAG GGTGGTGTGGTGATCAAGACGAAGGAGCCTGCGGCACCAACGGACGAGCGGGTGATTGTGCTGAATGAGCGCATCCAGGGCCTGCTGCAGCAAGTGGAGCAGCTCGGCTGCGAGGGCAAGGTTGAGGAGGCGCAGGCCATCATGAAGCTCTGCGACCAGCTCAAGGAGGAGCGCAAGTCTCTCGACAAGGACTCCGACAAAGCGCACTGGCTCAGG CAAACAGCAGAGCTGGCAGCTGCCCAAGAAAAACAGATGGAAGTATGCGACATCTGTGGAGCCTTCCTCATCGTTGGCGATGCACAGCAACGTGTCGACGACCATCTCATGGGCAAGCAACACATGGGCTACGCCAAGCTCAAGGAAGCTGTTGAGGAGATTGTG AGTCGGCGTGAAAAAGAGCGAGAGGAAAAGGAGAAGCAGCGAGAGCGTGAAAGGGAGCGGAGACGGAGGCGCGAAGAAGATGAAACTCGAAGTCGACGAGGACCCGAACCAGCTCGGGACGACCGGCGAGAGCGTGATGAGAAGCGGCACAGGAGTAGGTCCCCACGCGACGATCGAAGAGAACGCACTGATGACAGAAGACGTGATGAAGACCGCCGACGGGACGATGACCGGAAACGAAATGATGAGCGCAAGCGTGACGATGAGCGCAAGCGCGAGGACGAGCGCAAGCGTGAGGATGAGCGCAAGCGCGATGATGAGCGCAAGCGTGACGATGAGCGCAGGCGGGAGGAGGACCGGAAGCGTGACGATGATCGCAAGCGGGATGAAGACCGCAAGCGGGATGACGAGCGGCGGAAGGAGCGCAGCCGGCGGGACGATGAGCGTAGTCGGAAGGATGATGAGCGGAGTCGAAGAGACGACGACCGGAGCAGCAGTAGGAGCGAGCGCAGCTCTCATCGAGACTCACGGGATTCGCGGTCGTCTGGACACGACCGGGACAAGCAccacagcagcagtagcagcagcaagaGTGACCGTGACTCTCACCGCAGCTCATCTTCTAGGG TGAGCAATGGCGACTCCAGCCCCCGTCACTGA